CTCGGAAACGATTCTTCTCTCGTTGTTGATGTCCATTTCCTGGCCGCGGGCAAGGTCCCAGACCGCCAGCGTGACGTACCTCAGGATCTCCCTCATGTTCCTGTCGGGAACATCGAGATCGGCGATTATCTGGAACGCCTTTGCGAACAGGGCGTCCCCGGCGAGTATCGCCGTCGGTACGTCGTATGCGACGTGGATGGTCGTCATCCCTCTCCTCTTCTCGTCCCCGTCCATGAAGTCGTCGTGTATCAGGGTGAAATTGTGTATGTACTCGACTGCGACCGCAAGCGGCATAGCTTTCGATACGTCCCCGCCAACCGCGCCCGCCGCGGCGAGCACCATCGCTGGGCGCATCCTCTTACCTCCGGCGTAAGGATACTGCCTTGCGGCCTCGATGAGGTTTGCCGGCTCTTCGTCGCCGATGTATTGCCTTATGGGGCCGTCCAGTTCTTTTGAGGTCTTCATCAAATACTCTTTTGCGTCTATAACAATCCCTCCAGCCATTGTTTGGTCTCTCCAAGCACTATGTATCTGGCGCCGGAAAGCTGTTTTATGTTAGCTGAACCGGTAAGAAGCATGGCCGCCCTGAGTTCCTCTCTGATCAAAGTGAGTTTCTCTATGACCGCATCGGATGATTCGGTGGCCTCCCGCAGTACCGCGTGCGCCGCGCCGGCACAGCATGCGCCCATTGCGACGGACGAGGCCACGTGGATCCCGTCCAGTATACCTCCGGACGCAATTATCGGGAGACCGTTCCTTGCCGCGATAAGGGACGCGGGGGCGGGTATCCCCCAGTCAAAGAAGGACCCGCCCATGTTCGTCCTTATCATGTCATTGCCTGCCATGGCTCTGTAGAGTTCGACGGCGGAGAAACTTGTTCCGCCCATGCCTGCTATGTCCATTCCCAATATTCCGGTGCCTTTCAGCCTCAATGCCACTTCCTTCGATATCCCGGCGCCGGTCTCCTTCACTATTATCGGATATTCTTTTGCGAGACCCCTTATGGCGTCGAAGCAGCCCTTTGCGTTCGTGTCCCCCTCAGGTTGGACGACCTCCTGCAGGAAGTTAAGATGTATGGCCATGACATCCGCGCCGATCAGATCCTTTGCCTTGCCCACATCGTCAGCGGAGAACTTGTCCTTGCTGTGCTGGGATACGAGCTGCGGCGCTCCGATGTTCCCTATTACCAGGGGGATGTCATATTCTTTTATTATCGAATAACTGTCCCGCTCTTTGCCTGCGACACCGGCCCTTTCGCTTCCGACGCCCATTCCGATCCTGAGTTCGGAACACGCTTTCGCGATGTTCTCGTTGATCTTTTTGGCGCCCTGGAACCCTCCGGTGATGGCCGTGACCATGAATGGGAAATCCAATTTCTTTCCCAATACTTCGGCCGACATGTCTATCTCGTCGGCATTAACCTCCGGAAGCGCGTTGTGTATCAGTCTGACGTCATCCCAGTAACAATACCCCGGTTCCACCCTTTCTTTGAGGCATATCTCGATGTGGTCCGCTTTCCTTTCTTCGATGGGGGCCATCACAATCCTCCTTTCACAGTGGTGGAGATAACTCTCTCTCCCTTTAATAGTGAGTACAGCCGCCCTTCGACCGAACCGTTGACCAGCACGCAGTCCCGCTCCGGGGACGTCATCCGCAGCATGGCCTCCATCTTGGCCCGTACTCCCCCCGTAACGTCGTCCGCGCCGCTCTCGCTTGATATCTTGTTCAGAAGCTCGGAGGTCACTTCGGTCAGCAGCTTTGCGTCCGGGTTCTTTTTCGGATCTTTGTCGAACAGTCCGTCCACATCGGAAACGAAGACCGCCCTCTTAGGATTATACAGGGCGCAAAGCACCTCCATCAGCTGATCTCCGGAACAGATCCCGAATCCCTTGCTCCGGTCGAAGACGACGTCGCCGAACGTCACCGGCATTATCCCGAGGTGGGACGCCGAGAGAAGGACCTCCGGATCGTCCAGGATGAGTTTCCCGTTATCCATCATAAAGCAGGAACCGGGAGGCACCGAGGCCGCCGGAATGCCGGCGTTCAGCAGTTCTCCGATGACCATGAGATTGAGCTCCCTCATATCATACTGCACCCTCGCGACGGCCGGCACCTGCCCGAAATCCGCGAACCCGTTCTGCAGGGCGTATTCCTTTGCGAGGACATGGCCGAAGGAGCCGCCGCCGTGGACAATGATCACGCTCTCCCCCGAATCTCTGATCTCTTTGCAGAGCCTTCGTACGCAGCCGCCGTTAAAGGTCCTGTACTGGGTCTTGTCGGTGATAATGCTTCCGCCAAGTTTGATCAATATCATTGCAGAATGATGGCGGAGGTTGTTTTAATAGTTATCATGCTTTTTTAAATGGAAAGAGAAGTGGTTGACAGCGTGTCAATGTTCCCGTACGCTTGCGCAGTACAGTACAGACAGATACGCGGGCGGACTTTACTGCCGGGTTCGGGATGGGACCGGGTGTTTCCCCGCCGCTATGGCCGTCAGACCAAATCCTGCCATAACTACAAACTATATTAATCTATGCGCAGGCTGTTTCCAGTTGTTAAATCAAGAGATTTTGTGAACGCCAGGACCGTCATTGCATGGAGGCGTGATCGCTTTCCAAGACCTCATTCCACAGCTTCAGGGTCTCCTGAGCCTCTTCTTCGTCCATTATCTCTATGGCGAATCCTGCGTGCACGACCGCCCAGTCTCCGACCTTGGCCTCCACCATCGTGATGTTCGCTTTTCGGATAACGCCTCCGAAATCGACCTCTCCCACGTCCCCATCGATCCTGATGATCCTCCCCGGCACTGCCAGACACATGTTATCAGCTCGTCATTATCTTGAGTATGGCCTCCGCCGGCTGCCCGTTCGCGTCTTCCAGCGCTTTGACCGCCCTCTCTTTGTCGCATCCTGTCTGCGACATCACAAGCTCGATGTCCACGGCGGGGAACGACGGCGCGGCCGCCGGACCCGTCGACCCGGGCTTACGGATCTCTTCGTCTCCAGATATCTGGTAGCTGCGGCTTCCCTGCATGTCGACGAGCACCACTTCCACATTTGTGAGCACTATCTCTTTGTCGGTCGTTCTTATTATGACCTCTGTGGCATTGTCGATGGTCGTCTGCTTTATGCCCATCTTCTTCATTGCCTGCTGCATCTGGCGGGGATTTACGCCTCTCATTCCTGACATACGCTACCTCTATGCACTTCACTTAATTAATTGTAGCCGTTGTACAACCTCATCCATTGTTTTTGAGAACAGTTCCTCCGCCGAAGCGGCGTCCGCGATCCCCCCTTGAGCAAAGTCGGGCTTGCCGCCGCCTCTCCCGCCGAATCCGGCGAGGACCTTTGACAAGACGTCCCTGCAGTCTATCTTCCCGTTCCCGGAGGATATTATGACAGACGCGCTCTCCCCGGCCGATACCAGTACGCAGACCCTTCCTGAGTTCTTGTGCGTCTCCGCCGCCTCCGATAGGACGGACCTGTCGACAGACGGGAATATCCCGCCCACCGCTTCAACTCCTCCCACCGTCGTCGGTACAAGGTCCATGGCCTGCTTCCTCACGAAGGAGCCCGCCGATCTTCTCAGCGCATCGTACTCCGCCTTCAGGTTGGACACCGCCCGCACGAGGTCCTCCGGTTTGCTTTCCGCCGCGTCCGAGGCCTGAAGGCTCGCGTTCGCCAGTGCCATCGCGGAGTCCTTGGCCTCGCTGCCGACCTTGAAATGTATCGCGATCCCGTCCTTTCCGGCGGAGACCTTCCTGTCGACGAATATCATCTCCAGCTCGCCTGTCTCCATGACATGGAGGCCGCTGCACGCCGATAGATCTATGTCCCCGATGGACACGACCGAGACGTCCTCCCCCTCGGGGATCCTCTCTTTTTTTATCCTCACTTTCTCAAGCTCCGGGTCGTCCCGGCTCATGACCGCTTTGGTCACGGGAAGGTTATCTCTTATCGCCCTGTTCGCGAATTCCAGCGCTTTACCTATATCCTCCCAGCTTATGTCCCTGTCAACGATAACATATTTGCTTTCAGGGGAGATGAAGATCTTGTTGATCGTAAGTTCCGGGACCTGCCTTCTCAGAGAGCAGAAGAGGAGATGCTCCCCGGTGTGTCCCAGCATGAGGCCGTAACGTCTGTCCCAGTCGACGCTGCACCAGACCTTGTCCCCCTTCTTCAGATCGTTCTTCGGGACCTTATGGATTATATTTCCGCCTTTGTAGAATACCTCCGTGACACCGGAGCCCCGTATCGTTCCGATATCACACACCTGCCCCCCGCCGCCCGGATAGAAGGCGGTTATGTCAAGCTCGACATCGTCACCCTCAACGGATAATACGCAGGCTTCGAACTCAAAAGCGTAGCCGTCGCGCCTGAAGACCTCTTCCGTCATGCCGGAGGATATGAAAAGCCTACGTAATAAATATGCGACGGGAGGGGGACATACGTGCAAAGAAGTTATGCCGCAGGGAGAAACGCTGCTGTGAAGCAGACCAGCCCTTCTTTTCTGGCCCCCCGATCTCTTTGTCCGGACCCTCCCAGTATGCTGCGGAAGTCTGTTCTTCATTCTGGCGTTTGATGTAAAAATTGTAGTACAACTACAAAAATTACATATATTCAAAACCCATCTCAATCATTGATGATATCCAGAACCGCTCTTGCCTCCGTTGAGCGAAGCATCGCTCTGAAACCCGTCACGCTGATAACCGGCGCCAGGCAGGCGGGCAAGACCACACTGTGCCGGGAGATAGCCAGAAAGCATGGTTTCGGTTATGTTACGCTGGCGGACATGGCGGAGCGGTCCATGGCAAAAAATGACCCGGAGATGTTCATAAGCACCCACGGCACCCCCCTCATAATAGATGAGGTCCAGT
This genomic interval from Candidatus Methanoplasma cognatum contains the following:
- a CDS encoding polyprenyl synthetase family protein, whose translation is MAGGIVIDAKEYLMKTSKELDGPIRQYIGDEEPANLIEAARQYPYAGGKRMRPAMVLAAAGAVGGDVSKAMPLAVAVEYIHNFTLIHDDFMDGDEKRRGMTTIHVAYDVPTAILAGDALFAKAFQIIADLDVPDRNMREILRYVTLAVWDLARGQEMDINNERRIVSEETYIETIRLKTSVLFAAAAAGGALAGGADDKTVNALHEYAMALGLGFQIFDDYLGIAGDPSKTGKSVGNDIRKGKCTVMVTHAVRNIKDSLVLEEFKGILGNMDATEEQIMRARSIMENAGSISYGKRLAQEKVDEALSKLDVLAPSEYKDFMIALAKYAIDRDV
- the fni gene encoding type 2 isopentenyl-diphosphate Delta-isomerase, with the protein product MAPIEERKADHIEICLKERVEPGYCYWDDVRLIHNALPEVNADEIDMSAEVLGKKLDFPFMVTAITGGFQGAKKINENIAKACSELRIGMGVGSERAGVAGKERDSYSIIKEYDIPLVIGNIGAPQLVSQHSKDKFSADDVGKAKDLIGADVMAIHLNFLQEVVQPEGDTNAKGCFDAIRGLAKEYPIIVKETGAGISKEVALRLKGTGILGMDIAGMGGTSFSAVELYRAMAGNDMIRTNMGGSFFDWGIPAPASLIAARNGLPIIASGGILDGIHVASSVAMGACCAGAAHAVLREATESSDAVIEKLTLIREELRAAMLLTGSANIKQLSGARYIVLGETKQWLEGLL
- a CDS encoding isopentenyl phosphate kinase — protein: MILIKLGGSIITDKTQYRTFNGGCVRRLCKEIRDSGESVIIVHGGGSFGHVLAKEYALQNGFADFGQVPAVARVQYDMRELNLMVIGELLNAGIPAASVPPGSCFMMDNGKLILDDPEVLLSASHLGIMPVTFGDVVFDRSKGFGICSGDQLMEVLCALYNPKRAVFVSDVDGLFDKDPKKNPDAKLLTEVTSELLNKISSESGADDVTGGVRAKMEAMLRMTSPERDCVLVNGSVEGRLYSLLKGERVISTTVKGGL
- a CDS encoding HypC/HybG/HupF family hydrogenase formation chaperone — translated: MCLAVPGRIIRIDGDVGEVDFGGVIRKANITMVEAKVGDWAVVHAGFAIEIMDEEEAQETLKLWNEVLESDHASMQ
- a CDS encoding nascent polypeptide-associated complex protein is translated as MSGMRGVNPRQMQQAMKKMGIKQTTIDNATEVIIRTTDKEIVLTNVEVVLVDMQGSRSYQISGDEEIRKPGSTGPAAAPSFPAVDIELVMSQTGCDKERAVKALEDANGQPAEAILKIMTS
- a CDS encoding DHHA1 domain-containing protein; amino-acid sequence: MTEEVFRRDGYAFEFEACVLSVEGDDVELDITAFYPGGGGQVCDIGTIRGSGVTEVFYKGGNIIHKVPKNDLKKGDKVWCSVDWDRRYGLMLGHTGEHLLFCSLRRQVPELTINKIFISPESKYVIVDRDISWEDIGKALEFANRAIRDNLPVTKAVMSRDDPELEKVRIKKERIPEGEDVSVVSIGDIDLSACSGLHVMETGELEMIFVDRKVSAGKDGIAIHFKVGSEAKDSAMALANASLQASDAAESKPEDLVRAVSNLKAEYDALRRSAGSFVRKQAMDLVPTTVGGVEAVGGIFPSVDRSVLSEAAETHKNSGRVCVLVSAGESASVIISSGNGKIDCRDVLSKVLAGFGGRGGGKPDFAQGGIADAASAEELFSKTMDEVVQRLQLIK